A stretch of the Malus sylvestris chromosome 10, drMalSylv7.2, whole genome shotgun sequence genome encodes the following:
- the LOC126586631 gene encoding uncharacterized protein LOC126586631 isoform X4 produces MSASSNGVSIWFNRKVVDPLLEILRRGAEPKLLAFSAALGLTIGLFPICGTTVILCGMAIAFLRSHCHAPTVMLANVLATPIELSLVVPFLRFGEFVSGGAHFPLTSDAFKKVLTGQASHEVLISIAHALLGWLVATPLIFAALYMAFLPLFKVLVPKFSAVPLSPKKSLSSTEVRLKGN; encoded by the exons ATGTCAGCAAGTAGTAATGGGGTGTCGATTTGGTTCAACAGGAAGGTGGTTGATCCCCTCCTCGAAATCCTCCGCAG GGGTGCAGAACCGAAGCTGTTGGCCTTCTCTGCAGCTCTTGGCCTTACCATTGGATTATTTCCAATATGCG GGACAACTGTGATTCTGTGTGGAATGGCAATTGCATTTCTGCGATCTCACTGCCATGCTCCAACTGTCATGCTGGCTAATGTCCTTGCTACACCAATAGAACTGAG TTTGGTTGTACCTTTCTTGCGTTTTGGTGAATTTGTCTCTGGTGGTGCTCATTTTCCTTTAACTTCTGACGCTTTCAAGAAAGTGTTAACTGGccaagcttcacatgaggtctTAATAAGTATTGCGCATGCA TTGTTGGGATGGCTTGTTGCGACTCCTTTAATTTTTGCCGCTCTGTACATGGCATTTTTACCATTGTTTAAGGTGTTGGTTCCCAAGTTCAGCGCTGTTCCTTTAAGCCCAAAGAAATCACTTTCAAGCACGGAAGTCAGGCTTAAG GGAAACTGA
- the LOC126586631 gene encoding uncharacterized protein LOC126586631 isoform X1 has product MSASSNGVSIWFNRKVVDPLLEILRRGAEPKLLAFSAALGLTIGLFPICGTTVILCGMAIAFLRSHCHAPTVMLANVLATPIELSLVVPFLRFGEFVSGGAHFPLTSDAFKKVLTGQASHEVLISIAHALLGWLVATPLIFAALYMAFLPLFKVLVPKFSAVPLSPKKSLSSTEVRLKCFLQRGGGDGYG; this is encoded by the exons ATGTCAGCAAGTAGTAATGGGGTGTCGATTTGGTTCAACAGGAAGGTGGTTGATCCCCTCCTCGAAATCCTCCGCAG GGGTGCAGAACCGAAGCTGTTGGCCTTCTCTGCAGCTCTTGGCCTTACCATTGGATTATTTCCAATATGCG GGACAACTGTGATTCTGTGTGGAATGGCAATTGCATTTCTGCGATCTCACTGCCATGCTCCAACTGTCATGCTGGCTAATGTCCTTGCTACACCAATAGAACTGAG TTTGGTTGTACCTTTCTTGCGTTTTGGTGAATTTGTCTCTGGTGGTGCTCATTTTCCTTTAACTTCTGACGCTTTCAAGAAAGTGTTAACTGGccaagcttcacatgaggtctTAATAAGTATTGCGCATGCA TTGTTGGGATGGCTTGTTGCGACTCCTTTAATTTTTGCCGCTCTGTACATGGCATTTTTACCATTGTTTAAGGTGTTGGTTCCCAAGTTCAGCGCTGTTCCTTTAAGCCCAAAGAAATCACTTTCAAGCACGGAAGTCAGGCTTAAG TGTTTCTTGCAACGAGGAGGAGGAGATGGCTACGGATAA
- the LOC126586629 gene encoding uncharacterized protein LOC126586629, translated as MECKFSANGGQNELGVRIRDQEIPKSDRFRYLGSILQKNGELDGDLNHRIQAGWMKWKSASGVLCDRRMPLKLKEKFYRTAIRPAMLYGTECWAVKHQHVHKMGVAEMRMLRWMCGHTRKDKIRNEDIRGKVGVAEIEGKMRENRLRWFGHVQRRPTDVPIRRCDYGTKVQGRRGRGRPRKTLEETLRKDLEYLDLTKDMTQDRAQWRSKIHIADPTQ; from the exons atggagtgcaagttcagtgcaaatggaggccaaaacgagttaggggtgaggatcagagatcaagaaataccaaagagcgaccgttttcgttacctaggatctatcttgcaaaagaacggagaattagatggagatctcaaccatagaatacaagctggatggatgaagtggaagagtgcatccggcgtgttgtgtgaccgccgtatgccactgaagctcaaggaaaaattttataggacggcaataaggccggcgatgctgtatggcacagaatgttgggcggtgaaacatcaacacgtacacaaaatgggtgtagcggagatgaggatgcttcgttggatgtgtgggcacacgagaaaggataagattaggaatgaggatatccggggtaaagtaggagtagccgaaattgaaggaaagatgagagaaaatcggttacggtggtttggacatgtgcaaagaaggcctactgacgttccgattagaagatgcgactatgggacaaaggttcagggccgaaggggtagaggaagac ctaggaaaactttggaagagactctaagaaaagacttagagtacttggatctaacgaaggacatgacacaggatcgagcacaatggcgttctaagattcatatagctgatcccactcagtga
- the LOC126586631 gene encoding uncharacterized protein LOC126586631 isoform X2: MSASSNGVSIWFNRKVVDPLLEILRRGAEPKLLAFSAALGLTIGLFPICGTTVILCGMAIAFLRSHCHAPTVMLANVLATPIELSLVVPFLRFGEFVSGGAHFPLTSDAFKKVLTGQASHEVLISIAHALLGWLVATPLIFAALYMAFLPLFKVLVPKFSAVPLSPKKSLSSTEVRLKVRDA, translated from the exons ATGTCAGCAAGTAGTAATGGGGTGTCGATTTGGTTCAACAGGAAGGTGGTTGATCCCCTCCTCGAAATCCTCCGCAG GGGTGCAGAACCGAAGCTGTTGGCCTTCTCTGCAGCTCTTGGCCTTACCATTGGATTATTTCCAATATGCG GGACAACTGTGATTCTGTGTGGAATGGCAATTGCATTTCTGCGATCTCACTGCCATGCTCCAACTGTCATGCTGGCTAATGTCCTTGCTACACCAATAGAACTGAG TTTGGTTGTACCTTTCTTGCGTTTTGGTGAATTTGTCTCTGGTGGTGCTCATTTTCCTTTAACTTCTGACGCTTTCAAGAAAGTGTTAACTGGccaagcttcacatgaggtctTAATAAGTATTGCGCATGCA TTGTTGGGATGGCTTGTTGCGACTCCTTTAATTTTTGCCGCTCTGTACATGGCATTTTTACCATTGTTTAAGGTGTTGGTTCCCAAGTTCAGCGCTGTTCCTTTAAGCCCAAAGAAATCACTTTCAAGCACGGAAGTCAGGCTTAAGGTAAGAGATGCCTGA
- the LOC126586633 gene encoding uncharacterized protein LOC126586633, with translation MRPTKQSRLAEAEESKAAEAQGWKAAEAQQQKVAEAQGPKKFAFDYAIQTPKFRYCRICMKNDHSAPLCPYGRYCSPDVTVGPDAAIVCTCCHGDPKTAHPDVADVEMVTRAVLKSSLPRSRR, from the exons ATGCGGCCTACTAAACAATCACGGCTTGCAGAGGCAGAAGAATCAAAGGCGGCAGAGGCACAAGGATGGAAGGCGGCTGAGGCACAACAACAAAAGGTGGCTGAGGCACAGGGACCAAAGAAGTTTGCTTTTGATTATG CTATACAAACCCCAAAGTTCAGGTACTGTCGCATTTGTATGAAGAATGATCACAGTGCACCACTTTGCCCGTACGGGAGATATTGCTCACCAGATGTAACTGTTGGCCCAGATGCTGCAATAGTCTGTACGTGTTGCCATGGTGATCCAAAAACAGCGCACCCTGATGTCGCTGATGTGGAAATGGTAACAAGAGCTGTACTCAAGAGTTCTCTGCCACGATCAAGGAGGTAA
- the LOC126586631 gene encoding uncharacterized protein LOC126586631 isoform X3, giving the protein MGCRFGSTGRWLIPSSKSSAEPKLLAFSAALGLTIGLFPICGTTVILCGMAIAFLRSHCHAPTVMLANVLATPIELSLVVPFLRFGEFVSGGAHFPLTSDAFKKVLTGQASHEVLISIAHALLGWLVATPLIFAALYMAFLPLFKVLVPKFSAVPLSPKKSLSSTEVRLKCFLQRGGGDGYG; this is encoded by the exons ATGGGGTGTCGATTTGGTTCAACAGGAAGGTGGTTGATCCCCTCCTCGAAATCCTCCGCAG AACCGAAGCTGTTGGCCTTCTCTGCAGCTCTTGGCCTTACCATTGGATTATTTCCAATATGCG GGACAACTGTGATTCTGTGTGGAATGGCAATTGCATTTCTGCGATCTCACTGCCATGCTCCAACTGTCATGCTGGCTAATGTCCTTGCTACACCAATAGAACTGAG TTTGGTTGTACCTTTCTTGCGTTTTGGTGAATTTGTCTCTGGTGGTGCTCATTTTCCTTTAACTTCTGACGCTTTCAAGAAAGTGTTAACTGGccaagcttcacatgaggtctTAATAAGTATTGCGCATGCA TTGTTGGGATGGCTTGTTGCGACTCCTTTAATTTTTGCCGCTCTGTACATGGCATTTTTACCATTGTTTAAGGTGTTGGTTCCCAAGTTCAGCGCTGTTCCTTTAAGCCCAAAGAAATCACTTTCAAGCACGGAAGTCAGGCTTAAG TGTTTCTTGCAACGAGGAGGAGGAGATGGCTACGGATAA